The genome window TGTCAAGGTTACCATCCTCAACGTTGGCAACCCAGATCACGCCTCAGAGGAGCACCAAGTACAGGACCATATCTGCCAATACTACCAGATTCCGCAAACTACCGACCTCGCAATTCTCGACCAGGCAACGCTGGCTGTCGACGCCCTTTTTGGTATCGGAATTGACCGAGTGGTAAAGGGGGATTACGCGGCCGCCATCGATGCCATCAACGCCAGTGACGCCGTAGTAATTGCCGTCGACATGCCATCCGGCATCAACACTGATACCGGCGAAGTAATGGGAACCGCCGTCAAGGCAGAGGTTACAGTGACGTTTGCTTTCAATAAGCTCGGGCTCACGACTGACGCCGGGAAGGAGTACGCCGGCCGGGTTGTCATTGCAGATGATATGGGCACTTACGCCGTTGACGATTAAAATTACAAGGGGTGACCATTAATGATCCATAATCAAACAATTGATAACCAACTTAACCACCGAACGATTCGGGCGTTCAAAGACCAGTCATTAACCGCTGACCAGCTGCAGACTCTCTACGCCGCGGCCAGTCATACTTCAACCAGCATGTTCATGCAGCAGTTTAGCATTCTCCACCTTACCGACCCCCAGCTGCGGCAAGCTGTCCGGGAAATCTCCGGTCAGCCCTACGTCGGAGCCAACGGGGACCTACTGATTTTTGTCGTCGACCTTTACCGCAACCAGCAAATCCGCCACCAAATGGGCAATGACGATGGCCGACTCCACACCACTGATATCTTTATGCAGGCGGTAGAAGACACCGTCCTCGCCCTCCAAAACACCCTAGTCGCCGCAGAAAGTATGGGACTGGGTGGTGTAATCCTCGGCTCAATCAAGAATGACCCGGCCCGCCTGGTTAAAGTCCTG of Limosilactobacillus oris contains these proteins:
- a CDS encoding NAD(P)H-hydrate epimerase, translating into MEQKAITAEQMRHYDSFTINTIGVPSLVLMERAALAVRDEILNAYPLNLGHVVVVAGSGNNGGDGLDVARLLHIAGVKVTILNVGNPDHASEEHQVQDHICQYYQIPQTTDLAILDQATLAVDALFGIGIDRVVKGDYAAAIDAINASDAVVIAVDMPSGINTDTGEVMGTAVKAEVTVTFAFNKLGLTTDAGKEYAGRVVIADDMGTYAVDD
- a CDS encoding NADPH-dependent oxidoreductase; this translates as MIHNQTIDNQLNHRTIRAFKDQSLTADQLQTLYAAASHTSTSMFMQQFSILHLTDPQLRQAVREISGQPYVGANGDLLIFVVDLYRNQQIRHQMGNDDGRLHTTDIFMQAVEDTVLALQNTLVAAESMGLGGVILGSIKNDPARLVKVLKLPKMTMPLLGLQVGIPNQQPQLKPRLPLDFIAFDNHYPTEFDVHDLADYDHDVHQYYDLRDANRRVDSFTNQINGAKLNLGDPDKRDDLAQVLQEQGLALDWKQAD